Within Babylonia areolata isolate BAREFJ2019XMU chromosome 3, ASM4173473v1, whole genome shotgun sequence, the genomic segment tgctgttgggaaCCCAGCCCCCACAGAAGTTAAAGGGAGTGAAGAGGaagactcaccaccaccactactactaccaccaacgacaacaacaacaacaacaacgcccacctccacccctggAATAACCCCAACCCCTACAGAAGttaaagggagagaagaaacaccaccaccacctccaccaccatcaacgacgacatcaacaacaacaacaacaacaacaacccccacagcCGGAGTAACTCCAGCCCCTACAGAAattaaagggagagaagaagaagaaggaccacctccatcaccctcaactacaacaacccccacccccacccccacagccggAGTAACTCCAGCCCTTACAGAAattaaagggagagaagaagaagaaacaccaccatcactaccaccatcaacaacaacaacaacagcaacccccacccctaccgccGGAGTAACTTCAGCCCCTACAGAAgttaaagggagagaagaagaagtaccaccttcatcaccctcaactacaacaacccccacccccacccccacagccggAGTAACTCCAGCCCCTACAGAAattaaagggagagaagaagaagaaacaacaccatcactaccaccatcaacaacaacaacaacagcaacccccacccctaccgccGGAGTAACTTCAGCCTCTACAGAAgttaaagggagagaagaagaagaagaagaagaagaaccaccaccaccaccatcaccaccgccatccactacaacaaccccaacccccacccccacgcccacagcCGGGGAAACAACTCCAGCCCCCACAAAAGTGAAaaaagggaggagaaaaaaagaagtaggtGATGGGGAGGACGGGTTCTACGTGAACCGGGCCCAGTTCATCCAGGCGGCCCAGATCCTCATGAGGTACGGGCGACTCCTGATCGTAGGTCCCCCGGCCAGCGGCAAGTCCTACTTTGCTCACGCTCTCGTTcaggtgtgtttggggggggaggaagagggattctggggtgtgggggtgtcgggtgggggtggCAAGACCTACTTTGCTCACGCTCTCGTTtaggtgtgttggggagggggagggattctggggtgtgggggtgggggtgtcgggtagGGGCGGCAAGACCTACTTTGCTCACGCTCTCGTTcaggtgtgtttggggagggggagggattctggggggtgggggtgtcgggtgggggtggCAAGACCTACTTTGCTCACGCTCTCGTTTAGGTGTGTTTGGGGAGGAAGAGggatttggggtgtgggggtgtgggtgtcgggTAGGGGCGGCAAGACCTACTTTGCTCACGCTCTCGTTcaggtgtgttgggggagggcggattctggggtgtgggggtgtcgggTGGTGGCGGCAAGACCTACTTTTCTCACGCTCTCGATcaggtgtgttgggggaggggggattctggggggtgggggtgtcgggtggTGGCGGCAAGACCTACTTTTCTCACGCTCTCGTTcaggtgtgttgggggaggggggattctggggggtgggggtgtcgggtggGGGCGGCAAGACCTACTTTGCTCACGTTCTCGTTCAGGTGTGTTTGGGGAGGAAGAGGGattctggggtgtgggggtggggatgtcacACTCTTGTTcaggtgtgtttggggagggggagggattctggcgtgtgggggtgggggtgtcgggtgggggggggggggggggcggcaagacCTACTTTGCTCACGCTCTCGTTcaggtgtgttggggagggggagggattctggggtgtgggggtgggggtgtcgggtggGGGCGGCAAGACCTACttttttcacactctttttcaggtgtgttgtggagggggagggattctggggtgggggtgtcgggtggGGGCGGCAAGACCTACTTTTGTCACACTCTTGTTCaggtgtgttgtggagggggagggattctggggtgggggtgtcgggtggGGGCGGCAAGACCTACTTTTGTCACACTCTTGTTcaggtgtgttggggagggggagggattctggggtgtgggggtgggggtgtcggatGGGGGCGGCAAGACCTACTTTTGTCACACTCTTGTTCAGGTGTGTTTGGGGAGGAAGAGGGATtctggggtatgggggtgggggtgtcgggtggGGGCGGCAAGACCTACTTTTGTCACACTCTTGTTcaggtgtgttggggagggggagggattctggggtgggggtgtcgggtggGGGCGGCAAGACCTACTTTGCTCACACTCTCGTTCAggtgtgctggggagggggggattctggggtgtgggggtgggggtgtcgggtggGGGCGGCAAGACCTACTTTTGTCACACTCTTGTTcaggtgtgttggggagggggagggattctggggtgggggtgtcgggtggGGGCGGCAAGACCTACTTTGCTCACACTCTCGTTCAggtgtgctggggagggggggattctggggtgtgggggtgtcgggTGGGGGCGGCAAGACCTACTTTTGTCACACTCTTGTTcaggtgtgttggggagggggagggattctggggtgggggtgtcgggtggGGGCGGCAAGACCTACTTTTGTCACACTCTTGTTcaggtgtgttggggagggggagggattctGGGGTGTTGATGGGGGTGtcgggtagggtgggggggttagatgcatgagtgtgtgttggttgttgttggtggctgGGCTGGGGTGGGTCTGGTGGGtgttttcatctgtgtgtgtgtgtgtgtgtacactgtgtgcacactctgtgtctgtgtgtctgtgcgtgcgcgttcgCGCGACCAGAACGAATGCACGGGTATGTTCATTTTGGTTGCTTCTGTGCATCTGTAAAGGTGTCTGTGCGACGCTTTCTTGTTTGCCTTGCATGATAAGAGTGAATTATTCATATAGATTAGCTTTAATTAATGGATGTTTAGATCAAACAATAACGGTGAAGTATTAAGCAACAGTCAAGTGCAATGataactttttttctctgtgtgtgtgtgtgtgtgtgtgtgtgtgtgtgtgtgtgtagtttagtttaacgtcttttcattgtttagtgatatcagacgagggggAAAAAGTGTATGTGCGCATGGGAAATGAAGAGTTTGTGGAATGACTGTAGTGAGCAGTGAAAAATGAAGAGCTatttataacatgaattataacagaggtgtgtgtgtgtgtgtgtgtgtgtgtgtgtgtgtgtgcctggcttacatgcgtgtgtgtgtgcgtctggcgCCTGTTCGCTGCAGTTTTTCCAGAGGAAAGGCTACTTCCCGACGTTCGAGATGGACATGTGCCGCATGTGCCACCGGAACATGATAGCGGAGGACGTGGGGCCCAAGCGGGTCGTGCTGCTGGACGACGCCTTTGACCAGCTGCGCGGCGACAGCGACACCGTCCGCGACTACGTCACCTTCTTCTACAACACGCAGAACGTCTGGCACGAGCGCGAGTGGAACTGCCTGGTCATCATCACCCTGCACCCGCACATCTTCGCCGACTTCCTGAACATGGAGCTAGGCGGGAAGAAGGAGATCACCCACGAGCAGGTGGTGGTGCACATGACCCATGACCCTCGCGACCTCAGCCGTCCGTTCGAACCCTCCGTGGACACCCTCCTGCCCTTCCTGTACCGCCATATGCGAAAccagaacaacaccaacatcttATCCTGCCTCCTGGGCCTCAGCATGCAGGGATTCTACTACTACACCTTCGACCCCAAGACCTCCATGGCTGCGATCGAACGCCTAGGGTACGACGGCATCATCGGCTGCCACGAGCTGGACCGTCTGACTTACAACTTGAAAGACGTGCTCTACGACCGGACGGAGGGCGGGTTCATCAACCGTGCCGCGTACGACGCCTGTGGTCTGGCTCTGGGGCTGTACGGCGCCATCGCGACCCTGCTCCGGTCGTGTGACGCGAAGTTCCTGGTGGACTACGTCAGGTGGGACGAGGAGGCCTCGCCCTCCCCCAGGACCCTGGTGGTGCCCGCCGACAGACCCGGCCTGAAGGGGCTGCTGATGGACAGGATCCACCACCTGCTGCTGGACAAGCGGGAAGGGAGGGAGCTCAGCCGACACCCTTCTTTCCGTCATCCAGAAGCAGTGGCCGAGTTCTTCCAGCTCTGCCGCGGGAAGGAGGGCTTCGTCCGGCGGCTGCTGACGGCGGTGGACGCGGAGTTCGAGCTCCCCATGCTGTACTGGTCGCTATGGGCCCCCGCCCCCGACCTGACCCGGGGTTGTCTGGAGGTGATGGCGGAGACGGTGGTCAAGGACAGGGACCTGACGCCCACCGTGCTGACCTGCCTGCTGGCCTGCGCTCTCCTCTCACCCCATGCCGGCAGAGTCCGATCCTTCCTGGCGGCCTTCGTCAAGACTCTCGCCCGTCTCCATTACAGGCAGGGCCCGGACACCCTGAACCTCGCTCTCCCTGTTCCCAGCGGCAGCTCTGCAGACGGGGAGGGGAGAGCCTGGGTGGAGGATGTGAGGGGGAGGGCGCTGACGGGAGCCTGCTACATGAACAACCCCGCCCTCGCCATCCCCCCCTCGCTGCTGTCCCTGGCTCAGAGTGACGACAGCATCAGTCTGGCAGTGTGCAGGGACCAGTGGTACCTGACCCTCAGGCTGCTCACCGACACGGAGGCGGACGAGAAGGACGAGCTGGACAACACCGTGCTGCACGTGGCGGCGGCCGGCAGCAGGGAGGACACGGAGGTCCTCAGGACCATCGTCAGGGGCGGGGCCTCCCTGACGGCCAGGAACAAGAGGGGACACACCCCGTGTCACGGGGAcgacaggaggaagaggaacagagaggccCAGCAGCGCCGACCCTCGGGGGAAGACCCCGCCTCCAGACAGCTCCTGGCCGCGGCAGGGGAGGGCGACCTGGAGACGGTCAAGGTGCTCCTGTGCCAGGGCGCCAACCTCCAAGCCACGGACGGCGCCAAGAACACCCCGTTGCACCTGGCTTGCCGTGGGGGTCACGCGGCCATGGCGGCCCTTCTGCTGCAGCTCCGGGCCAAGGTGGACGCCCACAACTCGGACAGGCAGACCCCGCTGCACGTGGGCTGCGCCTCGGGCCACCTGGCCGCGGCCAAGCTGCTTCTAGACCAGGGGGCCGACGTCATGGCCCAGGACGCACAAAGGGCCTCCCCGCTTCACCTCGCCTGCAGTAAGGGGGCCGCGGAGCTGGCGGCGGTGATGATAGAGCACGGGGCCAACGTGCAGGCAGAGGACAAGGCGGGCGTGACGCCGCTCTTCCTGGCCTCCCAGGGCGGCCACCGGGACGCGGCCCGCGTGCTGCTCAAGGCCCAGGCCCACGCGGACGCCAGGAACGGGGCTGACGCCATGACGGCGCTGCACGTGGCCTGCCTGGCCGCCCACGCCCACCTGGTTGCCTTGCTCCTCCAGCACGGGGCCGACGCCCGCCTCAAGGACGGCCGCAAGCGGACTCCTGCCGACATCGTGCGTCAGATGGGGTTCCAGGACCCGGTGTTCGAGCAGCttctccacgccccctcctcctcctcctcttcctcgacGTCGCCGCCGTGATGTGGGTGCCTACAGTCAGTCACTGGCTGAGCTGGGATACCGTTTTCAGTCACTGGCTGAGCTGGTATGCCCATTTCACACAGCTTCGGTTCCAGGATACCGTTTTTCACACAGCGTCAGTTTCAGGATACCTTTTTCAAACAGCTTCGGTTCCAGGATCCTGATTTCAAACAGCATCTTCAGCTCCAGGATACCGTTTTAAAACAGATTCAGTTCCAGGATACTGCTCTGAAACAGATTCATTTCCGGGATACTGTTTTCAGATTCAGTTCAAGGATAATGCATTCAAAACAGTTCCAGGACACCGTTTTCAAGCAGCTTCAGTTCCAGGATACAAATTTCAAACAGCTTCTTCAGCTCCAGGATATCCGTTTCAAACTGCTTCAGTTTCAGGATACCGTTTTAGTTAAAACAGCTGCAATTCCCAGTTACCGTTTTCACACAGTTTCAGCTCCAGGATACTGCTTCAAACAGATTCAGCTCCAGGATACCGCTGTCAGCTTCGGTTCAAGGATTCTGCTTTCAAACTGATTCTGTTCCAGGATACTGCTTTCAAACTGATTCAGCTCCAGATTCAGCTCCAGGATACTGCTTTCAAACAGATTCAGCTCCAGAATACTGCTTTCAAACTGATTCAGCTCCAGATTCAGCTCCAGAATACTGCTTTCAAACGGATTCAGCTCCAGATTCAGCTCCAGAATACTGCTTTCAAACAGATTCAGCTCCAGATTCAGCTCCAGAATACTGCTTTCAAACAGATTCTTTTTCCAGAATACTGCTTTCAAACAGATTCAGTTTCCAGAATACTGCTTTCAAACAGGCTCAGCTCCAGTATACTGCTTTCAAACAACTTCAGCTCTAGGGTACTGCTGTCAGCTTCGGTTCCCTGATTCTGCTTTCAAACAGGTTCAGTTCCAGAATACTGCTTTCAAACAACTTCAGCTCCAGGATACTGCTTTCAAACAACTTCAGCTCTAGGGTACTGCTTTCAAACAGCCTTAGCTCCAGTATACTGCTTTCAAACAGCTTCAGCTCCAGTATACTGCTTTCAAACAGCTTCAGCTCTAGGATACTGCTTTCAAACAGCCTTAGCTCCAGGATACTGCTTTCAAACAGCTTCAGTTCCAAGATACCGTTTTAAAACAGCTTCAGCTCCGTCCCTCTTGATGTTTACGCCACTTCCGTTGTGATTTAGTTGGTATTGAATTACATttcgggggaggaggtggggggggggggggggagagatactaTATGATTCGTTGTCATTTGGTTGGCATTGAGCGTCATTTCAAAACAACATTTCATGATTCGTTTCGCTTTGGGCATGGGTTGTGTGGTTCGTTGATCGGATTGGATTTTGTTAAGTATGCTGCGTATTGATCCGTTCACCGGACTTTGATTTTCCATGTTATTGAAGTGGTCGTGGTATTGATACACCATAATAATTATGTcgccttctttctgttctcttcctggtcgccccccccccctctctgggtgtgtgtgtgtatgtgtgtgtgaaaattattgatttaagttttgtttaaaaaataaacaaaaaatcataacaatataacatatttcta encodes:
- the LOC143280384 gene encoding uncharacterized protein LOC143280384; its protein translation is MATSKGSGGGDQAGETTPAPTKVKKGRRKKEVGDGEDGFYVNRAQFIQAAQILMRYGRLLIVGPPASGKSYFAHALVQVCVFGEGEGFWRVGVGVSGGGGGGGGKTYFAHALVQFFQRKGYFPTFEMDMCRMCHRNMIAEDVGPKRVVLLDDAFDQLRGDSDTVRDYVTFFYNTQNVWHEREWNCLVIITLHPHIFADFLNMELGGKKEITHEQVVVHMTHDPRDLSRPFEPSVDTLLPFLYRHMRNQNNTNILSCLLGLSMQGFYYYTFDPKTSMAAIERLGYDGIIGCHELDRLTYNLKDVLYDRTEGGFINRAAYDACGLALGLYGAIATLLRSCDAKFLVDYVRWDEEASPSPRTLVVPADRPGLKGLLMDRIHHLLLDKREGRELSRHPSFRHPEAVAEFFQLCRGKEGFVRRLLTAVDAEFELPMLYWSLWAPAPDLTRGCLEVMAETVVKDRDLTPTVLTCLLACALLSPHAGRVRSFLAAFVKTLARLHYRQGPDTLNLALPVPSGSSADGEGRAWVEDVRGRALTGACYMNNPALAIPPSLLSLAQSDDSISLAVCRDQWYLTLRLLTDTEADEKDELDNTVLHVAAAGSREDTEVLRTIVRGGASLTARNKRGHTPCHGDDRRKRNREAQQRRPSGEDPASRQLLAAAGEGDLETVKVLLCQGANLQATDGAKNTPLHLACRGGHAAMAALLLQLRAKVDAHNSDRQTPLHVGCASGHLAAAKLLLDQGADVMAQDAQRASPLHLACSKGAAELAAVMIEHGANVQAEDKAGVTPLFLASQGGHRDAARVLLKAQAHADARNGADAMTALHVACLAAHAHLVALLLQHGADARLKDGRKRTPADIVRQMGFQDPVFEQLLHAPSSSSSSSTSPP